The region AGATGTGGCCGACGGGCCTTGAGGCGATCGGCGTCTCCCTCAAGGGCCGCATTCCGGCAGGAGAGCAGGCGTCGACCGGGCGGGCGCTGGGCCGGTTGTCCGACATCGGCTGGGGCAACCGGCTGCGGCCGCTGTTCGCCGACGGGGCGGCGGACCGGCCCGTATCGTCCGAGGCGGTGGAGGCCGTGGTGCAGGTCCTCTCCGACTGGGCCAGGGGCCCGGGCGGTTGGGCCAGCGGTGAACCGGACGCACCGGCCCGGCCGGTCGGCGTGGTCGCGGTCGCCTCGCGCGGCCACGGCGTGCTGGTGGAGACCCTCAGCGCCCGCATCGCGGAGGTCGGCCGGATGCCACTGCTCGGCAGGGCCGAGTACGCGCAGGACGCGGATCCCGGCGGGGTGCCGCGCAGCAACAGCGCCCAGCGCGTGCGGGCACTGCACGCAGCATTCGTGCTGCCGCCGGAATTGATTGAAGCTGTGAAGGCGGCGTCCGGCCCTGTGCTGCTGGTCGATGATTTCTCGGACACCGGCTGGACACTGGCTGTCACCGCCCGCCTGTTGCGCCGGGCCGGCGCGACGGCGGTGTTCCCGCTGGTCCTGGCCGTGCGGGGGTGAGGGATCCGGGGGCCGGGCCGGGGCCGGGATCTATCCGACGGAGGGGACCATTCCGGTCGCGAACGCCAATTGCCCGTTGCCGCGGGGCAGTACGCGGGGAAGAATTGGAGGCGGATCCCCGAACGGCTCTCCGAGCCCCCTGACCGGCGCACGCCCGCGGCCGGTCCGCGGGTGTATCCGTGAAGGGAGGACCGTGACCATCGGCTTCGTTCCGGAGACGTCCTCCGCCACCACCTCCCCCGCGTCGCGCACCCTGGAGCCGGCCGAGTGGACCGACATCGGCATTCCGCTGCTGGCGAGCCCGCGCGAGGTGGTCAAGGACCTGCACACGAGGCATCTGCCGTCACCGTCCACCGCGGTGATCGCGGTGTACGACCCGGACGGCCGGATCCGGGCCAGCGCCTCGTTCGCCGGCCGCAGCGGTGTCGTGGACGGCTGGGAACGCCGCAATGCGCTGCTGTCCCATCTGCGCCGTGTCATTCCGCATGACCTGCGCCTGCGCACGCCGGTGCGCACCGCGGTACTGATGATCTGCCGCGACGGGGTGCCGGGTTGGACCGCGGAGGACGGCGCCTGGATGTGGGGACTGCGCGACGCCTGCACCCTGCACGGTCTGCGCTGCGGCTCGTACGTGACGCTCACCGGCGACGGCTGGCACGTCATCGGTGAGAACCGCGCCGGGCGTACGCCGAACGCCAACTCGTGGTCGCGCGCCCGGACCGACCAGGCGCCCGCGGTCGCCAGCGGCACACCGCAGACACTGCGTCACGTGTCCGCGCGCTGAGCGTCCCCGGGCGGATTCCGTCCGCCCGGGGACGCTCAGGCGCTGGCGCCGAGCGCGCTGTTGATACGTGCCGGGTCGCCGCAGACGATCAGCAGAACACCGGCCCGGGCCAGCGCGGTGGCCAGCGCCCGCGGCAGCGTGTCGTCGTTGCCGCCGTTGAGCGCCACGACCACCACCGGCCGGCCGGTGGCACGCGGGGCGGCGATGTCGGCGTAGAAGACGTCGTCGGCGGCGGCGTGCTGGGCCCAGTAGGACGGTTCGCCGAAGCTGAGTTCATGGATCGCCCACGGATGCTGCTCGCCGGTGGTCAGCACCAGGATCTCGCCGGGGGCACGGCCGGTGTCGAGCAGCAGGTCGACGGCCTCCTCCGCCGCGTCGAGTGCTCCCTCGACCGGGGCCGGGATGAGCTGGATCTGTGCGGATCCGGTGGAGGACGGGCGCTGCGCGGGCACCTCCGCGCCCTTCGGCGCGGCAGCAGCCGGAGCCGGCTGGGTCGCAGCCGTCGGACCGGTGGTGTCGCTCGGGCGGCTGCTTCCGGCGTGGCCGGACGGCGAGCCGACGGCGGCGACGGCCCTCGGCGGTGCCGGCCGTGGCGCGGCGGGCCGGGGCGGGCCTGGGACAGGACGGGGGGTCGACGCACTCCGGCCGCTGGTCGGAGCAGTGCGGGGACCCGGGACGCTCTCGTGAATCTGAGGCTCCTCGGGGGTGAGAGGCATGAGTTGATGTCTATCAAATGCGCACCGAATGCGCAGCGGGGGGTGGGGGCTGGATCAGAAATCGAAACCGAGTTGTTCCCCTGAGTCGTCCGGATTGCGAACCTTCTTCAGGTGCTGCCAGCGCGGCAGCGCGTCCAGGTACGACCACGACATCCTGTGCAGCGGCGTCGGACCCAGTTCCTCAAGTGCGGAGCGGTGGACGGGCGAGGGATAGCCGGCGTTGTCGCCGAACGCGAACGGGGCGTAGTCCGCGCCGAGTTCGGCCATCTCGGCGTCGCGCCGCACCTTGGCGATGACGGAGGCAGCGGCGACAGACACGCACGACTGGTCGCCCTTGATCACCGTCCTGACCTGCCACGGCCCTCCGGCGCCCAGGTAGTTGTGCTTGCCGTCGAGGATGACCGCCTCCGGCGGCTCGGGCAGTCCTTCGAGGGCACGCAGCGCAGCGAGCCGCAGGGCGGCCGTCATGCCCAGTCCGTCGATCTCCTCGGGCGACGCCTGGCCGAGCGCGTAGGACGTCACCCAGCCGGTGAGTACGGCCGCCAGGCGGGTGCGGCGCTTGGGGGTGATCAGCTTGGAGTCGGTGAGGCCTTCCGGCGCACGGCGCAGGCCTGTGACGGCGGCGCAGACGGTGACCGGTCCGGCCCAGGCGCCGCGCCCCACCTCGTCGATGCCTGCGACGGTCTTCACGCCGAGTGTGGCGCGCATCGAGCGCTCGACGCTGTGTGTGGGTGGTTGGTACGCCATGGCGGGCACCAGCCTACTCGCCGTTCCGCCGCGCCTTCCACGGGCCGATCAGGACATCACGGCCCAGTCCGGCAGCGCTTCGGTCCGCCTGGTCCATGCCGCCGGCGGCTCGCCGCCCGGCCGTGCGGCGACGATGCCGCCGACGATCGCGCAGGTCGTGTCGACGTCGCCGCCCGCCTTCGCGGTGGTCCAGAACGCCTGCTCGTAGGCCCCGAGGTGGCGCGCCGCCGACCACAGGGCGAACGGAACGGTGTCGTGGGCGCTCGTACGCCGGCCGCAGCCCAGCACCGCTGCCACCGTGCCGACGTCGGCGTAGTCGAGCATGTCGCGGGCCCGGCGGACGCCGGCCTGCACGGCGCTGCGCGGCACGACATCGAGGACCGCACCGAGCAGATCGGACGGGTCCTGCGGCCCCGCGGGGTCGGCGGCGAGCGCCGCTGCGGCGGCCACTGCCATCGCACCGGCGACCGCTTCCCGGTGCTGGTGCGTGGTGTACGCCGAGATCTCGGCCTGGTGGGCTGCCTGGACAGGGTCGCCCGCGTACCAGGCGCCGAGCGGAGCGACCCGCATCGCGGCGCCGTTGCCCCACGATCCCTGCCCGTTGAAGAGCCCCGCCGCCAGTTCCCGCCAGTCGGCACCTTCCTGGCGGATCAGCCGGAGCATGCGGTTGACGGCAGGACCGTAGCCGCGGTCGAAGTCGTGGTGCTCGGCGAAGGACACGGCGAGCGCGTCCTGGTCGATACGGCCGTGCGCGGCGAGTACGGCGAGCACCGAGCAGGCCATTTCGGTGTCGTCGGTCCACTGCCACGTGCCCGGCGGCAGTTCACCGTTCTGGAGTCCGGAGTAGTGGGCCGGGACGAAGAACTGTGAGCCCAGGGCATCGCCCACGGCCAGGCCCTGGAGGCTGGTGAGGGCGCGGGAGATGCGTGCGGAGTGGGTGGTGTGAGCCGTCATGACGTCGGAAACTCTGACATCGTGCCTGTTCCGGGTCAATCTCCTTGTGCCGAAACTCACCCGTCGCCGCCACCGGGCGGACCCGGTGTGCGCCACCGTTCGAACGGCCGGTCCAGGGTGTACTGGCCCGACGCCCCGAGCAGCAGGGTGCGCGTCTCGGCGTTGTCCGGGTTGGACAGGGCCTCGAACTCCTCCACCGTCCAGTGGAACCAGCGCATGCAGAACAGCCGCATGGTGAGCCCGTGGGTGACCATCAGGACGTTCGGCGGGAAGTCCTCCTTGTCGAAGGCGCGGTAGAGGGTTTCCAGGAACGCTCCGACCCGGTCGTAGACGTCCGCGCCGCTCTCCCCCATCGCGAAGCGGTAGAAGAAGTGGCCGTACGCGTCCCGCGCCTTGCGCTGCCGCTGGATGTCCTCGATGTCCTGCCAGTTGCCCCAGTCCTGCTCCCTGAGCCGCGGTTCCTCCTTGGCCCTGATCAGGCGAGGATCCAGACCGAGCGCACGGTAGGTGTGCCAGGTGCGCCGGTACGGAGACACGAACGCCTGGACCCGTTCGTCGCCGAACAGCTCACGCAGCCCCTCGCCGGCCTGTGCGGCCTGGCGGACGCCGGCGGCGGTGAGTTCCAGGGCGTGGTCCGGCACCCGCTCGTAAATGGTGTCATCCCTGTTGCCCTGGGACTGGCCGTGCCGGATGAGCACGATGCGGCGAGGACGTCCCATGACGATCAGCCTATGGTGCGACCGGAACGCCGGCTCGGCGGGGCCACCGGGCGGACCGCTGCGGATTCAGCGCCCGGCCGCGGCCGGCCCGGCTATGAGGTCCTCCGACAATTGCCGGAGCTTTCGCCGGGCCCCGGTGTCGTACGCCTGCCGGTCGGCGCACGCCTCGGTGAGGCCGTCCGGTCGGCCTCGGGCAGCCGGGCGAGGTCGGCGAGCAGCGCCTCCGCGCGGTCCTCGCCGGTGGCCTCCCGCACCGCGCGGCACACGTCCTCCGCGCGGTCCGCGTCCCGGCCGTGGACGAGGATCCGGTCGCCGGCCTCGGCGAGGCGCAGGGCAAGCCAGCGGCCCATTCCGTCGGTGGAACCGGTGATCAGTATGGTCCGCCGACCCGGCGCGGTCACAGCGCGGCCGGCCGCAGGCGCGACCCCCCGTCGACCGGGAGCACCACTCCGGTGGTGAAGGTCGCGCCGATCAGGTAACCGATCGCGCCGGCGATGTCCTCCGGGCGTCCCACCCGCCCCGCGGGCGCGGTCGAGGCGAAATTGTCGAAGGCCTGCCGCCGGGCCTCGGCGTCCATCCAGTCCCACCACGGCGTGTCGATGATGCCGGGCGAGACGGCGTTGACCCGTATCGGCGCCAATTCGACAGCGAGGACCGGGACCATCGCCTCGACCGCGGCATTGACCGCGGCGAGCCCAGCGGTGCCGGGGCGCGCCGAGCCGGCGGATCCCGCGGTGACGAAGGTGATCGAGCCGCCGGGGCGGAGCGCCTTGAGGGCGGCCTGCGCGGCAATGGTCTGGGCGACCAGCTTGCCTTCCGCCGCGGCCCGCAGATCGGCTATCGGCAGGGCGCCGAAGGGACCTGCGGCGGTGCTGCCGGTGACGGCCACCACCACGTGGTCGACCGGGCCGAGGCCGGCGAAGAAGTCATGGGTGGCGCCCTCGTCCAGGGCGTCCAGCGACACGCCGGAGGCGCCCTCTCCGAGCCGCGCGAGAGCGGCATCCAGCCTGGCCTTGTCCCGACCGGTGACGATCACTTCGCGTCCGGCCCGCAGCTGCTCCTCCGCGGTGGCCAGGCCGATTCCCGATGTGCCACCGATGACGACGGCACGTTCTGTCGATGCGGGCATTGCGCTCTCCATTTACGAGACATGCTGACTCGTTAACCATAAGCGAGACACGCTGTCTTGTAAAGTGACCTCATGGACGAGACACCCGTACGTGGCAGACCCCGCAGCGAGACAGCCAGACGCGCCGTGCTCGACGCGGCGCTGGCACTGTGCCAGAGCGGCGGCTATCAGGCGCTGACGATGAAGGGCATCGCGGAGACCGCGGGGGTCGGTCGTCAGACGGTGTACCGCTGGTGGCCCGCGAAACAGGACGTGCTGATCGACGCCCTGCGCGATCTGGCGCTGCGCAAGGCGGAGCATCTGGACCCCGAGACCGGCGACACGCTGCGCGACGTACGTACGCTGCTCGACGCCACCTTCACGCTCACCACCGCGCTCACGGGCAATGCGCTGGTGGGGCTGATGGCCGAGGCCCAGCACGACCCGGCGCTGTCGCAGCGCCTGCAGGCCACCGTCATCGGTCCACGGCGCCAGGCTCTCCGCCTGCTGCTGGCCCGCGGCGTGGAGGACGGCGCGCTCTCGGAGGAGGCGGTGCCGCTCGACCTCGCGGTCGACTTCGCCTTCGGCACCATGTGGTATCGGCTGATCAGCCGGCACGCCCCGGTGGACAGCGGGCTGGCGGAGCAGATGACCACGGCGCTGGCGACCTTGCTACGGCCGGGCGCCGCCCTGGCCGTGCCGTTCGCGGGCGTCGCCGACGCGCTGGCGGACCGGCCCGGCGGAGCCGCGTGAGCGGGCCGGCGCCCTCACACGGTCCACGCCTGCACCACGTCGACCACGTCACCCGCCACGGACACCACATCGCCGTCGAGGTCCGCCCGGTCCGAGAGCCGGGCCACCGCTCCCTCGCGGTATTTGCCGCGCTCCGTGGCGGTATCCCACGCCGACAGCACCAGGAAGTCGCTCTCCGTGCTCTCCGCGAAGACGCCGCGCAGCATGCCGGGTGAACCGGCCATCGCGGGGTTCCAGACGCGTTCCTGCATCTGGACGAAGTGGTCGATGCGTTCCGGGCGCACCTTGCACAGCGCCACCCGGAGCAGGTCGGTGTCGGAGAAGCGCGGCTCGAAGCCGACCTTCACATCCAGCCTGCGGGTGAACATCCGGACCGCGAGCATCTCGAACATGCCTGTCTGCGTGGCCGCCATGGCGTCGTGCGACCCCGCCATGAAGGCGTCGTAGGACGCCTGCCCGTCCCAGAAGGCGAAGAGATGAGCCACGCCAGGTTGCGAGCGGCTCCAGCCGCCGGCCTGGCCGTGGAATCCCGGCTGCTCCCTGAGCGCAGCCCACCGGCGCTGCCCCCGGTCGAAGCCGGCCCGGTCCAGGACGCCGCAGCGTATCCACTTCACCAACACCGCGCCATCGTAGTGGCGCGAAGGCCGGAGATCGTCCCGTCTGCGACGGAGATCTCCGCCGGGCGCCGGGTTCCGGCCGTCGCGCAGGTCCCCTAAAGGCGACGCACGCAGCGGCGGGGAGCCGGCCAGAGGCCCGGGCTCCCCGCCGCTGTCGCATACCGATCAGACGATCAGCGGACCGGCGGTCAGCTGCACCCGCTAGTGGAGCCGCAGCCCTCGCACAGGTAGCAGCTGCCGGCGCGGCGCATCTTGGTGCCGCAGGAGAAGCACAGCGGGGCGTCGGCGTTGAGGCCGAGCTGGATCTCCAGCAGCTCCGTGGAATTGTGCGCTTCCTTGGGCGCCGGAGTGGCCGCCGGTGGCTTGGCCACGGTCAGCGGCGCACGGGATTCGACCTGCCGCGGCGCGGACTGGGCGAGCCCCTCCACGTCGACGTCGTCCTCGCCCGCCTCGTACGAACCCGTGTCCAGGTGTCGCTGCCGCTCGTCGGCGGAGTGGATGCCGAGGGCGGAGCGGGTCTCGAACGGCAGGAAGTCCAGCGCGAGGCGGCGGAAGATGTAGTCGACGATCGACTGCGCCATCCGTACGTCCGGGTCGTCGGTGAGTCCGGCCGGCTCGAAGCGCATGTTCGTGAACTTCGAGACGTAGGTCTCCAGCGGGACCCCGTACTGCATGCCGACGGACACCGCGATGGAGAAGGCGTCCATCATGCCCGCGAGGGTGGACCCCTGCTTGGACATCTTCAGGAAGACCTCGCCCAGACCGTCGTCGGGGTAGGAATTCGCCGTCATGTAGCCCTCGGCGCCGCCGACGGTGAAGGACGTGGTGATGCCGGGACGGCCCTTGGGCAGCCGCTTGCGCACCGGGCGGTACTCGACGACCTTCTCGACCTGCGCGGGCGCCTGTGCCGCCTTCTCGGCCGCCGTGTCGCCCTTCTTCTTGGCCGAGAGCGGCTGGCCGACCTTGCAGTTGTCGCGGTAGATCGCCAGCGCCTTCAGGCCGAGCTTCCAGCCCTCGTAGTAGACCTCTTCGACCTCCTCGACGGTGGCCGACTCCGGCAGGTTCACCGTCTTGGAAATGGCACCCGACAGGAACGGCTGGGCCGCGGCCATCATGCGCACGTGGCCCATG is a window of Streptomyces sp. NBC_01477 DNA encoding:
- a CDS encoding ribonuclease HII yields the protein MAYQPPTHSVERSMRATLGVKTVAGIDEVGRGAWAGPVTVCAAVTGLRRAPEGLTDSKLITPKRRTRLAAVLTGWVTSYALGQASPEEIDGLGMTAALRLAALRALEGLPEPPEAVILDGKHNYLGAGGPWQVRTVIKGDQSCVSVAAASVIAKVRRDAEMAELGADYAPFAFGDNAGYPSPVHRSALEELGPTPLHRMSWSYLDALPRWQHLKKVRNPDDSGEQLGFDF
- a CDS encoding ADP-ribosylglycohydrolase family protein, coding for MTAHTTHSARISRALTSLQGLAVGDALGSQFFVPAHYSGLQNGELPPGTWQWTDDTEMACSVLAVLAAHGRIDQDALAVSFAEHHDFDRGYGPAVNRMLRLIRQEGADWRELAAGLFNGQGSWGNGAAMRVAPLGAWYAGDPVQAAHQAEISAYTTHQHREAVAGAMAVAAAAALAADPAGPQDPSDLLGAVLDVVPRSAVQAGVRRARDMLDYADVGTVAAVLGCGRRTSAHDTVPFALWSAARHLGAYEQAFWTTAKAGGDVDTTCAIVGGIVAARPGGEPPAAWTRRTEALPDWAVMS
- a CDS encoding histidine phosphatase family protein, giving the protein MGRPRRIVLIRHGQSQGNRDDTIYERVPDHALELTAAGVRQAAQAGEGLRELFGDERVQAFVSPYRRTWHTYRALGLDPRLIRAKEEPRLREQDWGNWQDIEDIQRQRKARDAYGHFFYRFAMGESGADVYDRVGAFLETLYRAFDKEDFPPNVLMVTHGLTMRLFCMRWFHWTVEEFEALSNPDNAETRTLLLGASGQYTLDRPFERWRTPGPPGGGDG
- a CDS encoding SDR family NAD(P)-dependent oxidoreductase, with product MTAPGRRTILITGSTDGMGRWLALRLAEAGDRILVHGRDADRAEDVCRAVREATGEDRAEALLADLARLPEADRTASPRRAPTGRRTTPGPGESSGNCRRTS
- a CDS encoding SDR family oxidoreductase, with amino-acid sequence MPASTERAVVIGGTSGIGLATAEEQLRAGREVIVTGRDKARLDAALARLGEGASGVSLDALDEGATHDFFAGLGPVDHVVVAVTGSTAAGPFGALPIADLRAAAEGKLVAQTIAAQAALKALRPGGSITFVTAGSAGSARPGTAGLAAVNAAVEAMVPVLAVELAPIRVNAVSPGIIDTPWWDWMDAEARRQAFDNFASTAPAGRVGRPEDIAGAIGYLIGATFTTGVVLPVDGGSRLRPAAL
- a CDS encoding TetR/AcrR family transcriptional regulator — translated: MDETPVRGRPRSETARRAVLDAALALCQSGGYQALTMKGIAETAGVGRQTVYRWWPAKQDVLIDALRDLALRKAEHLDPETGDTLRDVRTLLDATFTLTTALTGNALVGLMAEAQHDPALSQRLQATVIGPRRQALRLLLARGVEDGALSEEAVPLDLAVDFAFGTMWYRLISRHAPVDSGLAEQMTTALATLLRPGAALAVPFAGVADALADRPGGAA
- a CDS encoding YdbC family protein, yielding MLVKWIRCGVLDRAGFDRGQRRWAALREQPGFHGQAGGWSRSQPGVAHLFAFWDGQASYDAFMAGSHDAMAATQTGMFEMLAVRMFTRRLDVKVGFEPRFSDTDLLRVALCKVRPERIDHFVQMQERVWNPAMAGSPGMLRGVFAESTESDFLVLSAWDTATERGKYREGAVARLSDRADLDGDVVSVAGDVVDVVQAWTV